In one window of Ferriphaselus amnicola DNA:
- a CDS encoding heavy metal translocating P-type ATPase — MPQTSAAPHNLDCFHCGLKIADDAEFRSQLDGASRDFCCFACQSVCEAIYQANLQGYYQRTPQGTLLAPPPTPPRDIEMYDLDEVQEDFVHSKGELSDTHLLVEGIHCAACVWLIERSMMRLPGVLTANVNLAGKRLHLRWDNSRLKLSTVIHELSKIGYSGIPYDPEAAEGAMKRSNRAMLFRLFFAGFAMMNLNLIAIALYSGADRGQFVSFFHWMACALATPTLLYSGFPFYKGAWSGLRNARLTMDLPIAIGLSVTYIYSLYVTLGGAGEVYFDTVTNLTFVILIGRYLEGMYRHQAVAATNRLMDLQPRVATVLRDGEEKIVSVRAVQIGESVVVKPGNKVPMDGLVREGQSSVDESMLSGESMAVRKQVGDRVAAGTINGSGVLVVEVRAASQDSMLAKIIRLVEEAQSSKAPIQRISDTIVPWFVLATLVCASLTFYFWSEHFEIALMAATSVLIITCPCALGMATPMSIAVASGLGAKHGILVKNGVVLETLSKVTHFVFDKTGTLTEGKMRVEQILVAAEQDEAALLTLAAGVERYSEHSVAHAIVREADERELIYRKAVVEGFHATPGAGVEALVDGRTVLIGTAEWLAKMSVAPNDSLLHPLGDLEAQAKTCVHLAVAGQHMAVIVLADTLRVDAQGLIESLRVAGIGMTLLSGDRKAVAEAIARQLGGMEVIAEVLPQDKDSVIHQLQQQGKVVAMVGDGVNDAPALIRADVGIALGSGTDVSVESADIVLMQNELDKVRLATLLSRRTLRTIKQNIGLSFVYNGIMVPLAMLGHVTPLMAAITMPLSSLLVIGNAARIRNLFKEKTQ; from the coding sequence ATGCCACAAACTTCCGCCGCACCACACAATCTGGATTGCTTTCACTGTGGGCTGAAGATAGCGGATGACGCTGAGTTTCGGAGTCAACTCGACGGAGCAAGTCGTGATTTCTGCTGCTTCGCCTGCCAGTCGGTGTGCGAGGCTATTTACCAAGCAAATCTGCAAGGCTATTATCAGCGTACCCCACAGGGCACGTTGTTGGCACCTCCTCCCACGCCGCCTAGAGACATCGAGATGTACGATCTCGACGAAGTGCAGGAAGACTTCGTTCACTCAAAAGGCGAGCTGAGTGACACTCACCTCTTGGTTGAGGGTATCCACTGTGCTGCCTGCGTCTGGCTGATCGAGCGCAGCATGATGCGTTTACCAGGAGTGCTGACGGCAAACGTCAATTTGGCGGGCAAGCGTCTGCATTTGCGTTGGGACAATAGTCGTCTCAAGCTCTCGACTGTCATTCATGAACTCTCCAAAATAGGCTATTCAGGCATTCCTTACGATCCAGAGGCGGCGGAAGGGGCGATGAAGCGCAGCAATCGGGCGATGCTGTTCCGTTTGTTCTTCGCTGGCTTTGCCATGATGAACCTAAACTTGATCGCCATTGCACTTTACAGTGGCGCGGATCGTGGCCAGTTCGTCAGCTTCTTTCATTGGATGGCGTGTGCACTGGCGACTCCGACTTTGCTGTATTCGGGCTTCCCGTTCTACAAAGGCGCGTGGAGTGGCTTGCGTAACGCGCGCTTGACCATGGATCTACCTATCGCCATTGGGCTGTCGGTTACCTACATCTATTCACTTTATGTGACCTTGGGTGGGGCGGGAGAGGTGTATTTCGATACGGTCACCAACCTGACGTTTGTGATTCTGATCGGGCGTTACCTAGAAGGGATGTATCGTCATCAGGCCGTGGCGGCCACTAACCGTCTGATGGATTTGCAGCCGCGCGTTGCCACGGTGTTGCGCGACGGCGAAGAGAAGATCGTGTCAGTGCGTGCAGTGCAGATCGGTGAGAGCGTTGTAGTCAAGCCGGGCAACAAGGTGCCGATGGATGGCTTGGTACGCGAAGGTCAGAGCTCGGTCGATGAATCAATGTTGAGTGGCGAGTCAATGGCAGTTCGCAAGCAAGTCGGTGATCGCGTGGCCGCAGGCACTATCAATGGCAGCGGCGTATTGGTGGTTGAGGTACGTGCCGCCTCGCAAGACTCCATGCTGGCCAAGATCATTCGCTTGGTCGAGGAGGCGCAGTCCTCTAAGGCGCCCATCCAGCGCATTTCCGATACCATCGTGCCGTGGTTCGTGTTGGCTACGCTGGTTTGTGCCAGCCTTACCTTCTACTTCTGGTCGGAACATTTCGAGATCGCGCTGATGGCTGCGACTTCCGTGCTGATCATCACTTGTCCCTGTGCGTTGGGCATGGCGACGCCGATGTCGATTGCGGTCGCCTCAGGTTTGGGAGCCAAACATGGCATTCTGGTCAAGAATGGCGTGGTGCTAGAGACCTTGTCCAAGGTGACTCATTTCGTGTTCGACAAGACCGGCACTCTGACCGAGGGCAAGATGCGTGTGGAGCAGATTCTGGTGGCGGCGGAGCAAGATGAGGCGGCGCTGCTTACCTTGGCGGCAGGTGTCGAGCGCTATTCTGAGCACAGTGTGGCACACGCGATCGTCAGAGAGGCTGACGAGCGGGAGCTGATCTATCGCAAGGCGGTAGTCGAAGGCTTCCATGCGACACCGGGGGCGGGCGTTGAGGCCCTCGTCGATGGTCGCACGGTGCTCATCGGTACGGCAGAGTGGCTGGCAAAGATGTCAGTGGCACCGAATGACTCACTCCTGCACCCCTTGGGCGATTTGGAAGCTCAAGCTAAGACCTGCGTCCATCTGGCTGTGGCCGGACAGCATATGGCGGTGATCGTGCTGGCCGATACGTTGCGCGTTGATGCGCAAGGCTTGATTGAATCCTTGCGGGTGGCGGGGATAGGTATGACCTTGTTGAGCGGTGATCGCAAAGCGGTGGCGGAAGCGATCGCGCGCCAATTGGGTGGTATGGAGGTGATTGCAGAAGTGCTGCCTCAAGACAAGGATAGTGTGATCCATCAGTTGCAGCAGCAAGGCAAGGTCGTGGCGATGGTGGGCGATGGCGTGAACGATGCGCCTGCGCTGATCCGCGCGGATGTGGGCATTGCGTTGGGCTCAGGCACCGATGTGTCGGTAGAGAGTGCCGATATTGTGCTGATGCAGAATGAGCTGGATAAGGTGCGTCTGGCCACCTTGTTGTCGCGCCGTACCTTGCGTACGATCAAGCAGAACATCGGCTTATCGTTCGTGTATAACGGCATTATGGTGCCGCTGGCGATGCTTGGTCATGTGACTCCACTGATGGCGGCGATCACGATGCCATTGAGCTCACTGTTGGTGATCGGTAATGCAGCGCGCATACGCAATCTATTCAAGGAAAAGACACAATGA
- the ccoS gene encoding cbb3-type cytochrome oxidase assembly protein CcoS: MNVIYSLIPGMTFFGLVFVAILIWAVKKGQYEDMEGNASRILLDDDEDAMLLSQPKKKAQPSDDSAAPK, encoded by the coding sequence ATGAACGTGATTTACAGTCTCATCCCAGGGATGACCTTCTTTGGTCTAGTCTTTGTTGCTATTCTGATCTGGGCGGTGAAGAAGGGGCAGTACGAAGATATGGAAGGTAATGCCAGTCGCATTCTGTTGGACGATGATGAAGATGCGATGCTGCTGAGTCAGCCCAAGAAAAAAGCGCAACCGAGTGATGACTCGGCTGCGCCTAAGTAA
- the fnr gene encoding fumarate/nitrate reduction transcriptional regulator Fnr, with translation MQQIVGRSHLKVTCSVCSLRELCMPLGLSDAEMELLESLSSPKSTFKRGDFLYRSGDRFTSLYAIRMGFFKTQVLHEDGREQVTGFQMAGEIIGLDAISSDIHACDAIALEDCEVCELPFAQLESLSRDLPILQRHLHKLMSREIVRDQSIMLLLGSMRAEERLAAFLLNLSERFTARGYSPTQFQLRMSREEIGSYLGLKLETVSRAFSHFQEIGLIKVQVKSIHILNPAGLQECLNKSR, from the coding sequence TTGCAACAAATCGTCGGTCGCTCCCATCTTAAAGTCACCTGTTCAGTATGTAGTCTGCGTGAATTATGCATGCCACTCGGCCTAAGCGATGCCGAAATGGAGCTCCTGGAATCGCTTTCCAGCCCTAAGAGCACCTTCAAGCGTGGGGATTTTCTATATCGAAGCGGAGATCGATTCACTTCGCTCTACGCTATCCGCATGGGCTTTTTCAAGACCCAAGTACTGCATGAGGATGGACGGGAGCAAGTGACCGGCTTTCAAATGGCTGGAGAGATTATCGGATTAGATGCGATCAGCTCAGACATCCATGCCTGTGATGCGATCGCACTAGAGGATTGCGAAGTCTGTGAGTTGCCATTTGCCCAACTGGAAAGCTTGAGTCGAGACCTACCCATACTGCAACGCCATCTACATAAACTGATGAGTCGAGAGATCGTGCGCGACCAGAGCATCATGCTACTCCTAGGCTCCATGCGTGCCGAAGAGCGTCTCGCTGCCTTCCTACTCAATCTATCCGAACGCTTTACTGCACGCGGCTACTCACCCACACAGTTCCAGTTGCGTATGTCACGCGAGGAGATCGGTAGCTACCTAGGCTTGAAACTGGAAACCGTCAGCCGAGCCTTCTCTCATTTCCAAGAAATCGGACTGATCAAAGTCCAAGTAAAGTCTATTCACATTCTCAATCCAGCAGGTTTACAGGAATGCTTGAATAAGTCGCGTTAA
- the hemN gene encoding oxygen-independent coproporphyrinogen III oxidase: protein MGDTAALQPLEVDLELIRRLDRNGPRYTSYPTADRFSKEFGPSNYIAWLKKRGADAKRSPLSLYFHIPFCNTLCFYCGCNKVITKDFSKSEKYIQYVIKEMEMQAAIMGGERQRVEQLHWGGGTPTFLTHEQMRALMGATRRLFDLVDDGEYSIEIDPRKVSDETIELLAELGFNRISIGVQDFDSEVQKAVNRIQSEEETLRVINAARTNGFQSVSIDLIYGLPKQTVEGFKRTLEKVIAADPDRLSIYNYAHLPTVFMPQRRINEADLPIAQVKLEILGLAVQTMTDAGYLYIGMDHFAKPSDELAVAQREHRLHRNFQGYSTHSDCDLLALGVSSIGQIGATYSQNFRELDDYYAALDRDELPVMRGMELSRDDELRRAIIQYLMCHFELDKAALEREWDIRFDEYFAVELGELAQRVTEGLLELTPEFIRVTPRGRMLIRNICMVFDHYLRTREQHARYSKVI from the coding sequence GTGGGAGATACAGCTGCCTTGCAGCCACTTGAAGTGGATTTGGAATTGATACGGCGGCTGGATCGTAATGGCCCACGTTACACCTCTTACCCGACTGCTGATCGTTTCAGCAAAGAGTTCGGTCCTTCCAATTACATCGCGTGGCTGAAGAAGCGCGGAGCGGATGCGAAACGCAGTCCTTTGTCGCTGTACTTCCATATCCCGTTCTGCAACACGCTGTGCTTCTACTGCGGCTGCAATAAGGTCATCACCAAAGACTTTAGCAAGTCCGAGAAGTACATCCAGTACGTCATCAAGGAAATGGAAATGCAGGCGGCCATCATGGGTGGAGAGCGCCAGCGCGTCGAGCAACTGCATTGGGGCGGTGGTACGCCGACCTTCCTTACCCACGAGCAGATGCGCGCCTTGATGGGCGCGACCCGTCGTCTATTCGATCTGGTCGATGACGGCGAGTATTCCATTGAGATCGACCCGCGCAAGGTAAGCGATGAGACCATCGAATTGCTGGCCGAACTTGGTTTTAATCGCATCAGCATTGGCGTACAAGATTTCGATTCCGAAGTTCAGAAGGCGGTGAATCGTATCCAGAGCGAGGAAGAGACGCTGCGTGTCATCAATGCTGCGCGCACCAATGGATTCCAGTCGGTCAGCATCGACTTGATCTATGGCCTGCCCAAGCAAACTGTGGAAGGTTTCAAGCGTACCCTAGAAAAGGTCATCGCCGCAGACCCTGATCGCCTATCAATCTATAACTATGCCCACCTGCCGACGGTGTTTATGCCGCAGCGCCGTATCAATGAGGCTGATCTGCCCATCGCACAAGTGAAGTTGGAGATTCTCGGTCTGGCCGTGCAGACTATGACTGATGCCGGTTACCTGTACATTGGCATGGATCACTTTGCCAAGCCGAGCGACGAGTTGGCAGTGGCGCAGCGCGAGCACCGTTTGCATCGCAACTTCCAAGGCTACTCCACCCATTCCGACTGCGATCTGCTGGCGCTGGGCGTAAGCTCCATCGGTCAGATCGGCGCGACTTACAGTCAGAACTTCCGCGAGCTGGACGACTACTACGCTGCGCTGGATCGTGACGAGTTGCCGGTGATGCGAGGCATGGAGTTGAGCCGTGACGACGAGCTGCGCCGTGCCATCATCCAGTATCTGATGTGCCATTTTGAGTTGGATAAAGCGGCATTGGAGCGCGAGTGGGACATCCGTTTCGATGAATACTTCGCCGTTGAGTTGGGCGAGTTGGCCCAGCGCGTCACCGAAGGGCTGTTGGAGCTGACTCCAGAGTTTATTCGAGTTACTCCGCGCGGACGCATGTTGATTCGCAACATCTGCATGGTGTTCGATCATTACTTGCGCACCAGAGAGCAACACGCCCGCTATTCCAAGGTAATATAG
- a CDS encoding nitronate monooxygenase — translation MTKKVDDFRLHWGKQELVPIMIGGMGVDISSAELALEAARLGGVGHISDAMLPTVSDRRYDTDFVKEKLQQYKYNLNNSDKSDIKFDLGHIAESTRLHVGKTMEAKRGTGMVFINCMEKLTMNAPKETLKVRLWEALSAGIDGITLAAGLHLGSFALIEDHPRFRDAKLGIIVSSLRALQLFLRKNARTNRLPDFVVVEGPLAGGHLGFGMDWAQYDLRTITQEVIDYLKAEQLDIPVIPAGGIFTGTDATNFLEMGAAAVQVATRFTVAAECGLPKDVQQEYFKASEDDIEVNGVSPTGYPMRMLKGSPAIGSGIRPGCESYGYILDANGKCSYIDSYNREVELHPNEKKISVMDKTCLCTHMRNFKLWTCGHYTYRLKDTSRKLDDGSYQVLTAEHIFKDYQFSTDNKVALPE, via the coding sequence ATGACCAAAAAAGTAGATGATTTCCGCTTGCATTGGGGTAAGCAGGAGTTGGTGCCTATCATGATCGGCGGTATGGGCGTTGATATTTCTTCCGCAGAGTTGGCACTGGAAGCAGCGCGGTTGGGAGGAGTGGGGCATATCTCGGACGCTATGTTGCCTACGGTTTCTGATCGTCGTTATGACACCGATTTCGTCAAAGAAAAACTCCAGCAGTACAAGTACAACCTGAATAATTCCGATAAGTCTGACATCAAGTTTGATCTCGGTCATATTGCCGAGTCCACTCGATTGCACGTCGGTAAGACGATGGAGGCTAAGCGCGGCACGGGCATGGTGTTCATCAACTGCATGGAAAAGCTGACCATGAATGCCCCCAAGGAGACGCTTAAAGTGCGCCTGTGGGAAGCGCTGTCGGCAGGCATTGATGGCATTACCTTGGCCGCTGGGCTGCACCTTGGCTCGTTCGCGCTGATCGAAGATCACCCGCGCTTCCGCGATGCCAAACTGGGCATCATCGTCTCCAGCTTGCGCGCATTGCAACTCTTCTTGCGTAAGAATGCCCGTACCAACCGCTTGCCCGATTTTGTGGTGGTGGAAGGTCCGCTGGCCGGAGGTCACTTGGGCTTCGGCATGGATTGGGCGCAATACGATCTGCGTACCATTACGCAGGAAGTGATCGACTATCTTAAGGCCGAACAGCTCGACATTCCGGTCATCCCTGCGGGCGGTATCTTCACCGGCACCGACGCGACCAACTTCCTAGAGATGGGTGCCGCTGCCGTACAAGTGGCGACACGCTTCACGGTTGCCGCAGAGTGCGGCCTGCCTAAAGACGTGCAGCAGGAATACTTCAAGGCCAGTGAGGATGACATCGAGGTCAATGGCGTTTCCCCTACCGGCTATCCGATGCGGATGTTAAAGGGAAGTCCGGCAATCGGCTCTGGCATTCGTCCTGGCTGCGAATCCTATGGCTACATCTTGGATGCGAACGGCAAGTGCTCCTATATCGATTCGTACAACCGCGAAGTCGAATTGCACCCTAACGAGAAGAAGATCTCGGTGATGGACAAGACCTGTCTGTGTACCCACATGCGTAACTTCAAACTGTGGACCTGCGGTCACTACACTTATCGGTTGAAAGACACCAGCCGCAAGCTAGATGACGGAAGCTATCAAGTATTGACTGCCGAACATATCTTCAAAGACTACCAGTTCAGCACTGACAATAAGGTCGCGTTGCCGGAATAA
- a CDS encoding pirin family protein encodes MSQPTQNSTKPSSVQRTRSIERIVQGVATSDGAGVSLTRVLTGKLQQRLDPFLMLDAFGSDDPNDYIAGFPDHPHRGFETITYMLAGRMRHRDSAGHEGLLENGGVQWMTAGRGVIHSEIPEQEEGVMEGFQLWLNLPARNKMIAPWYQDFASSEIPEFVTAEGVTVRVIAGSSHSIAGAVNREVTEPIYLDVHLPTGSTFSTSLPAGHNAFLYVYRGSATVANTQLASQRMGILDNPSDSDGVTISANEAARLILVAGQPLHEPIAQYGPFVMNTQEEIQQAVADFRTGRLA; translated from the coding sequence ATGAGCCAGCCTACTCAGAATTCAACCAAGCCCTCCTCCGTTCAGCGAACTCGGAGTATCGAGCGCATCGTTCAGGGCGTCGCCACCTCGGACGGCGCAGGAGTTAGCCTCACCCGAGTGCTCACCGGCAAGCTGCAACAACGCCTCGACCCTTTCCTGATGCTGGATGCGTTCGGTAGCGATGATCCCAACGACTACATCGCCGGCTTTCCCGACCACCCGCATCGTGGCTTTGAGACCATCACCTACATGCTAGCAGGGCGGATGCGCCATCGCGACAGCGCTGGGCATGAAGGTTTACTGGAAAATGGCGGGGTACAGTGGATGACAGCCGGGCGTGGAGTGATCCACTCCGAGATTCCCGAGCAAGAGGAAGGCGTAATGGAAGGCTTCCAGCTCTGGCTCAACCTGCCCGCGCGCAACAAAATGATCGCGCCTTGGTATCAGGACTTTGCCTCTAGCGAAATTCCCGAGTTCGTCACAGCGGAGGGTGTCACGGTACGAGTGATCGCTGGCTCCAGTCACAGCATCGCGGGGGCGGTCAACCGCGAGGTGACCGAGCCCATCTATCTGGATGTGCATTTACCCACGGGCAGCACTTTTTCCACCAGCCTGCCAGCCGGCCACAACGCATTCCTTTACGTCTATCGTGGTTCAGCCACCGTAGCTAACACCCAACTGGCATCGCAGCGCATGGGGATTCTGGATAACCCATCTGACAGCGATGGAGTAACCATCAGCGCTAACGAAGCTGCACGTTTGATCTTGGTCGCAGGCCAGCCGCTGCATGAGCCGATCGCCCAATACGGCCCTTTCGTGATGAATACACAGGAAGAGATCCAGCAGGCAGTCGCCGATTTCAGGACAGGACGCTTAGCCTAG
- the mnmA gene encoding tRNA 2-thiouridine(34) synthase MnmA, with translation MIKHVVVGMSGGVDSTVTALLLKQQGYQVTGLFMKNWEDDDNSEYCSSRQDLIDAVSAADQIGIPIEAVNFAKEYKDRVFSYFLREYEAGRTPNPDILCNSEIKFKAFLDHAIALGADAIATGHYAQVREVDGLFQLLKANDASKDQSYFLHRLNQAQLSRSMFPLGHLLKSQVRAIAREHGLHNHAKKDSTGICFIGERPFREFLNRYLPTQPGQMVTPEGKVVGQHQGLSFYTLGQRQGLGIGGGKDSSGEPWFVAAKDMANNRLIVVQGHDHAALQAHDLTALDMHWISGAVPDLTFDYAAKTRYRQQDAACRITLTTQGQPHFHFPEAQWAVTPGQSVVAYDGSVCLGGGIIT, from the coding sequence ATGATTAAACACGTAGTCGTCGGCATGTCCGGCGGGGTGGATTCCACCGTCACCGCACTGCTACTCAAGCAGCAAGGCTATCAGGTCACCGGCCTATTCATGAAGAACTGGGAGGATGACGACAATTCCGAATATTGCTCGTCGCGGCAAGACCTGATCGACGCGGTGTCGGCGGCCGACCAGATCGGCATCCCCATCGAGGCAGTGAATTTCGCCAAAGAGTACAAGGATCGCGTGTTCAGCTATTTCTTGCGTGAATACGAGGCTGGACGCACGCCCAACCCTGACATCCTGTGCAACTCCGAAATCAAGTTCAAGGCTTTCCTCGACCACGCCATCGCGCTGGGCGCGGATGCCATCGCCACCGGCCACTACGCGCAAGTGCGCGAAGTCGATGGTCTGTTCCAGTTGCTCAAGGCGAACGATGCCAGCAAAGATCAGAGCTATTTTCTGCATCGGCTGAATCAGGCGCAGCTGTCGCGCTCCATGTTCCCGCTCGGCCATCTGCTCAAGTCGCAAGTGCGCGCCATCGCCCGCGAACACGGCCTGCACAACCACGCCAAAAAGGACAGCACTGGCATCTGCTTCATCGGCGAACGCCCGTTCCGCGAGTTCCTCAATCGTTACCTGCCGACGCAGCCCGGTCAAATGGTTACGCCCGAAGGGAAAGTGGTTGGTCAGCATCAAGGATTATCGTTCTACACACTAGGGCAACGGCAGGGGCTGGGTATCGGCGGCGGCAAGGACTCTTCCGGTGAGCCGTGGTTCGTCGCCGCTAAGGATATGGCGAACAACCGCCTCATCGTTGTTCAAGGCCACGACCATGCCGCGCTGCAAGCACACGATCTGACCGCACTGGACATGCACTGGATCAGCGGCGCGGTGCCCGATCTGACCTTCGACTACGCTGCCAAGACGCGCTACCGCCAGCAAGACGCAGCCTGCCGCATCACGCTGACGACGCAAGGCCAGCCACACTTCCACTTCCCCGAAGCGCAGTGGGCGGTGACGCCGGGGCAGTCGGTGGTAGCCTACGATGGGTCGGTTTGCTTGGGAGGCGGAATCATCACTTAA
- a CDS encoding NUDIX hydrolase: MIWKPNVTVAAVLEQDGKFLLVEEETSQGVLFNQPAGHLEANESLIAGVAREVLEESAYHFTPRHLIGVYRWHSDASNVTYLRFAFSGDIINHEPERKLDEGILRAVWMEPDEIRATQSRHRSPLILRCVEDYLAGKCYPLDLLVHYD, translated from the coding sequence ATGATCTGGAAACCCAACGTCACTGTGGCCGCCGTGCTAGAGCAGGATGGCAAATTCTTGCTGGTTGAGGAAGAAACCTCCCAAGGTGTATTGTTCAACCAGCCCGCCGGCCATCTTGAAGCAAACGAATCGCTAATCGCCGGTGTAGCGCGCGAAGTTCTGGAGGAATCGGCCTACCACTTCACACCGCGCCACCTGATCGGTGTTTATCGCTGGCACTCCGACGCCTCGAACGTCACGTATCTGCGCTTCGCCTTTTCCGGCGACATCATCAACCATGAGCCGGAACGCAAGCTGGATGAAGGCATCCTGCGTGCAGTGTGGATGGAGCCGGACGAGATCCGTGCCACGCAGTCCCGCCATCGCAGCCCACTGATCTTGCGCTGCGTGGAAGACTATTTGGCGGGCAAGTGCTACCCACTCGATCTGTTAGTTCATTATGATTAA
- a CDS encoding sensor histidine kinase, giving the protein MNQFDALMAKIPKIYLALCVLAFEFVLFFLDNHVGPDLPLSLLYALTTLFALRYVDRSFAYLMAVFAALGRTYAFWLFNIDHQVKPSAEIFFSNVTVNLLICYLMDGQLSARARAEAALDDLSKMYQAIIRKADSGIEVFDDRGQCVLANDAAAKILGTTLSHLLQEDLRRFSSWRGTGLVPMADEVLRTGVPRQFEEQIHTKFGKDIWCIATLGQIELKQGNYLLLVFNDISKFKKAVSEMGAARQSAQMALERAGMAERRIISISEETQQRIGQELHDDLGQQLTGIAFMTQVLSQKLMALQLPDEELAAAKITDLVNDAVAKTRRLAHSLYPVELMGYGLREMLGQLSREVSVIFQLECELVFDETCEVDDSNQVIHLYRICQEAISNAVKHGRATKIKLTVAKTSAGIAIMICDNGSGVDLSSLETNSGLGMHTMRYRADMIGASLAMDAVVNGGLCVKIELLQTGRK; this is encoded by the coding sequence ATGAATCAGTTCGACGCGCTCATGGCAAAGATACCCAAGATATACTTGGCGCTGTGTGTGCTCGCGTTTGAGTTTGTTCTGTTCTTTCTTGACAACCACGTCGGCCCCGACCTTCCCTTGTCACTGTTGTACGCATTGACCACCTTGTTCGCACTGAGGTACGTCGATAGAAGCTTTGCTTATTTGATGGCCGTTTTTGCTGCGCTGGGTAGGACGTATGCTTTTTGGCTGTTCAATATCGATCATCAGGTGAAGCCAAGCGCGGAGATATTCTTTTCGAATGTAACGGTGAACCTGCTGATTTGCTACTTGATGGATGGGCAACTGTCGGCGCGTGCTAGAGCGGAGGCGGCTCTCGATGACTTATCTAAAATGTATCAAGCGATCATTCGTAAGGCTGACTCAGGCATTGAGGTGTTTGATGATCGCGGTCAGTGTGTCTTGGCCAATGATGCAGCTGCGAAAATATTGGGCACTACGTTGAGCCATCTGCTGCAGGAAGATTTACGTCGGTTTTCCTCGTGGCGAGGTACGGGCTTAGTGCCGATGGCTGATGAGGTGCTGCGTACCGGCGTGCCTAGGCAGTTCGAGGAGCAGATACATACGAAGTTCGGCAAAGATATCTGGTGTATCGCCACGCTTGGGCAGATCGAACTGAAGCAAGGCAACTACTTGTTGCTGGTGTTCAATGATATTTCGAAGTTCAAAAAAGCCGTGAGTGAGATGGGTGCAGCACGGCAGTCAGCTCAGATGGCCTTGGAGCGGGCTGGCATGGCGGAGCGGCGCATTATCAGTATCAGCGAAGAGACTCAGCAGCGCATCGGTCAGGAGTTGCATGACGATCTTGGGCAGCAGTTGACAGGTATCGCATTCATGACTCAGGTGTTGTCGCAGAAATTGATGGCCTTGCAGTTGCCGGACGAGGAGCTCGCGGCAGCCAAGATCACCGACTTGGTCAATGACGCGGTGGCGAAGACGCGTCGCTTGGCCCATAGCCTGTATCCAGTGGAATTGATGGGGTATGGCTTGCGCGAGATGTTGGGGCAGCTGAGCCGTGAAGTGAGCGTTATTTTCCAGCTAGAATGCGAATTGGTATTCGATGAGACTTGCGAGGTGGATGACTCCAATCAAGTGATCCATCTTTACCGGATCTGCCAAGAAGCAATCAGCAATGCCGTTAAACATGGCCGTGCGACGAAAATTAAATTGACGGTTGCCAAGACGAGTGCCGGCATCGCTATCATGATCTGTGATAACGGTAGTGGCGTTGATTTATCGAGCTTGGAAACGAACAGTGGCTTGGGTATGCACACGATGCGTTATCGCGCAGATATGATAGGAGCTTCGCTAGCTATGGACGCAGTCGTCAATGGAGGCCTGTGTGTGAAGATCGAATTGCTACAAACTGGGAGGAAGTAG
- a CDS encoding response regulator, which translates to MLINREAELHVCHEASDINQAMLANKECKHDLAIVDLSLAGLSGLDLLKKLHVDFPDLPVLIMSMHDEAVYAELALKAGARGYLMKQVATSTILHAIRLILSGEIYISDQLRTRLVQKMTGGKSEASPISSLTPTEFEVLHLIGLGLGTGEIAFKMMRSSKTIESHRANIKRKLNLSSASQLTHFAINLVSPIGSAEAKS; encoded by the coding sequence ATGTTGATCAATCGCGAAGCGGAATTGCATGTCTGCCATGAAGCGAGTGATATCAATCAAGCGATGTTGGCGAACAAAGAGTGCAAGCACGACTTGGCTATCGTCGATTTGTCACTGGCTGGGCTGTCTGGCCTCGATCTGTTAAAAAAACTCCATGTGGACTTTCCTGACTTGCCGGTACTCATCATGTCCATGCATGACGAGGCAGTCTATGCGGAGTTGGCGCTGAAGGCGGGCGCGCGCGGCTATCTGATGAAGCAAGTGGCGACCAGTACCATTCTGCATGCCATTCGGCTGATATTGAGTGGCGAGATATACATCAGCGATCAACTGCGTACTCGATTGGTTCAGAAGATGACCGGTGGAAAGAGCGAAGCTTCGCCGATAAGCAGTTTGACCCCGACTGAATTCGAGGTGTTGCACCTGATCGGTCTTGGTTTGGGGACGGGCGAGATTGCGTTCAAGATGATGCGCAGTTCGAAGACCATCGAATCCCATCGCGCCAATATCAAACGTAAACTGAATCTTAGTTCGGCTAGTCAGCTGACCCACTTTGCCATCAACTTGGTGTCGCCCATCGGGAGTGCTGAAGCCAAGAGTTGA